GCTTTATAAGCCGGGGTATAATAATTGAGCTTAGGAAATATGAAAAAGGTACTTATTAAAAGGAAAAACCAGTCTATGACCAAAATAATTAAAGGTGAAATCTTATCAGAAAGTATACCAGCAGTGATGCTAAAAATACCTATTAACATTGCAGGAGGTAACATGTGAAGTCCTGTTTGAAAAGTGGTCAATCCTTTTAGGTTTTCATAATAAATAGGAAGGAGATAAAAAATTTGATATAACACAAACCCAAGAATAAAAAAGTAAAGCCCCATACTAAAACTATATTCGGGAATTTTAAATATCTTCCAGTTTATTAAAGTATTTTTAGAATGAATTTCCGCATAAAGTTCACTTGCAAAAAATAGAGAAAAAGAAATAAGAGTTATAAAAAGACACTTTATGATAAAAAGGGATTGAAACCACCCTTGTTGTTGCCCTTTAGATAACATTATAAGTAAAGAAATAGTAGCTATAGCAACAAAAAGATAACTAATAAAATTAAAGTGAAATACTTTTATTTTCCCAAGAAATTTTGGCAATACTATAAAAGATGAAAGGATGTTTAAAATACCAATAGGAACGTTTATATAAAAAATCCATCTCCAGTTAAGATGTTCTGTAATAAAGCCTCCTACTGTAGGACCTAAAGCTGGAGCAAAGCTTACTCCAAGTCCGTAAATTCCAAGAGCTGTACCTCTTTTTTCAGGAGGATAAACAAGCATAAGAATTGTTTGAGCACAAGCCATAATAAATGCTTCTCCTATTCCTTGAATACTTCTAAAAACAATCATTTGAGCTAAAGAGGTAGCACTTGCACAAAAAAAACTGGCAATAACAAAGATGGTCATTCCAGTTATAAAGGTATAGGAATAGCCAATATATTTAGAAAAATTCTCTACAAACAAAAGGGCAGTTGCTGCAGCTATCATATAACTTGTAATAACCCATTGGATTCCATAAAGATCTGTAGCAAGAGGTGCCATCATTTTAGGCAAAACTACATCTACAATAGTTGTATCAAGAATTGCCATAAAAGTACCTATCATTACAGAAATAGTAATAAAAATTCTATCCTTAGGAGAAACTATTTTGTAAGCGTAAGCTGTAAGCTGTTGCTCTATAGGAAGGGACATATTTTAAAAAGATCTTTATTTAAAGAGATCTCTTAATTTCTACTTCTCCACCAAGTCCTACTCTTAAAAGACTTCTATCTCCCTTAGTTATTTTTATTTTTACATAAATTCTTTGAGCAAGCTTGGTAAATTCTCCAGCAGAGATATCTCTGGGAACAAGAGCAAAGGTAGCAGCAGAGGCTGGCAATACCTCATCTACTATTCCTTCAAAATCTTTGTCTGGATAGGCATCAAGCTTTATTTTAGCTGGGCATCCCTTTTTAACTCCTTTAAGTTTTGTTTCCTCTAATAAAACAAGGACATAAAAAGAATTAGGATCAACTATAGCATAGACAGGTTCTCCAGGATTTAAAACATCTCCTTCTGAATGAAATTTTTTAGCAATTACTCCATCAACAGGACTATAAAGTTTTGTATAGGTATGATAAACTTCAGCTTCTTCTTTTTGTTTTTCCAAATTTTTCTTTTTAGCTTCTAAAGAAAGTAAAAAGGACTTATAGGCAAGAACAGTATTTTTCTCATTTAAAGTAAGTGCTATATTTTTATCAATCTCTTCCTGTTGTTTTTTAATAGCCAAAAGTTGGGCAGAAACTGATGAAATTTGATTTTCCAATTCCTTTTCTTGGGTTTGAATTTCCTCTAATTCATGAGCTGAGATTAATCCATCTTTATAAAGTTTTTCATATCTTACTTTATCTCTTCTTACTTGATTTAAACGAGCCTTTAATTTTTCTATATCATAAAACTTAGCTCTTTCCTCTTCTTTTAATCTATCCTTTTGTTTTGTAAGTTGATCTACTTTTAAAGGTATTTCTTTTTCAAGTTTAGCAATATTAAATCCAAGGGCGCTTTGTTGGTTTTCCACTTCTTTTAAAGCTTTTTCTAATTGAGCAACTTTAAGGGCATAATCTGTGCTTTCTATTTCTGCAAGAATTTCTCCTTTCTTTACTAAATCTCCTTCATTTTTGTAAAGTTTAATAAGTTTCCCATTAACCTTAGGAAAACTTACATATATAAGATTGTCAGCTTGAACAAATACTGCATCAGTTACCGCATAGTGATACCTATGCCAAAGAAAATAAATAAGCCAACTTAAGAAAAAAAGAGCTAAAGCAACAAGAATAAAAAAGCCTATTCTTTTCTTGTCTTTTATCATAAATCAATAATGTAAGTACTTACTTACTAAATTAATTCAAATATTAGCATAAAACTTTTTTGTGTCAATAAATTTTACATATCTTTTAAATTTAGACTACCTTTTCCTAAAATTTGTTTTAAAATTAAAAAGCCAAAAATATTAAGATTAAGAATATGCAAATTAATTTACAGCCTTTAGTAATCTGTGCTAAAACTATTTCTGATGCTTGGTTTCAGATAATTTATCATATCTTTGAAAGAGGTTATCTTCAACCTATTCAAAGGGGATCTTTTGAGAAAGAACAGATAAGATATCAGCTTCCTTCTCTTGTAGTATTTATAGAGAGACCCTGGGAAGATATGGTTCCTGAAATTCCTCCTCATCTTGGAATTCCCTCTCCTACAAATTTGGAATATATTCAAGATTATTTTGCTGAATATCTTATGAATCCAGAACTTGCTCCTAATGAGACCTATCGCTATTCTTCGAGAATTCATTATCCTATGCCCAAAGGAGGGACTCAACTTGAAAGAGTTATTCAAATGCTTAAAGAGACTCCTCTTACCAATCAAGCAGTTATTGAAGTAGGAACCCCTGAAGATCATGATATTTGTTATGGCAAGGATGGGAAACTTGATCCTCCTTGTTTAAGAATAATAGACTTTAAAGTTATACCTATTGAAGATAAGCTCATTTTAACAGTTTCAGTTTATTTTAGAAGCTGGGATTTATGGGCAGGATTCCCTACAAATCTTGGTG
The window above is part of the Thermodesulfobacterium geofontis OPF15 genome. Proteins encoded here:
- a CDS encoding HlyD family secretion protein, with the translated sequence MIKDKKRIGFFILVALALFFLSWLIYFLWHRYHYAVTDAVFVQADNLIYVSFPKVNGKLIKLYKNEGDLVKKGEILAEIESTDYALKVAQLEKALKEVENQQSALGFNIAKLEKEIPLKVDQLTKQKDRLKEEERAKFYDIEKLKARLNQVRRDKVRYEKLYKDGLISAHELEEIQTQEKELENQISSVSAQLLAIKKQQEEIDKNIALTLNEKNTVLAYKSFLLSLEAKKKNLEKQKEEAEVYHTYTKLYSPVDGVIAKKFHSEGDVLNPGEPVYAIVDPNSFYVLVLLEETKLKGVKKGCPAKIKLDAYPDKDFEGIVDEVLPASAATFALVPRDISAGEFTKLAQRIYVKIKITKGDRSLLRVGLGGEVEIKRSL
- a CDS encoding DHA2 family efflux MFS transporter permease subunit, translated to MSLPIEQQLTAYAYKIVSPKDRIFITISVMIGTFMAILDTTIVDVVLPKMMAPLATDLYGIQWVITSYMIAAATALLFVENFSKYIGYSYTFITGMTIFVIASFFCASATSLAQMIVFRSIQGIGEAFIMACAQTILMLVYPPEKRGTALGIYGLGVSFAPALGPTVGGFITEHLNWRWIFYINVPIGILNILSSFIVLPKFLGKIKVFHFNFISYLFVAIATISLLIMLSKGQQQGWFQSLFIIKCLFITLISFSLFFASELYAEIHSKNTLINWKIFKIPEYSFSMGLYFFILGFVLYQIFYLLPIYYENLKGLTTFQTGLHMLPPAMLIGIFSITAGILSDKISPLIILVIDWFFLLISTFFIFPKLNYYTPAYKAVILTLPLGISVGIFFSPLTTFAMRNLGELTGLGVALMHYIRFLGGSFGTAIATNHLERHTNEYFLRINELQNWGYVKQFVYSKIFILEKFFPFEVSLKKSKALLYHVQYLQALSWSFQETFRSVGFWVIIGGIFLTILLIINLKPYFKNFIYKIPADL
- a CDS encoding thymidylate synthase, with the protein product MQINLQPLVICAKTISDAWFQIIYHIFERGYLQPIQRGSFEKEQIRYQLPSLVVFIERPWEDMVPEIPPHLGIPSPTNLEYIQDYFAEYLMNPELAPNETYRYSSRIHYPMPKGGTQLERVIQMLKETPLTNQAVIEVGTPEDHDICYGKDGKLDPPCLRIIDFKVIPIEDKLILTVSVYFRSWDLWAGFPTNLGGIELLKQYVAMEAGLENGPMYAYSAGAHIYGYQLDLVKTRIFKK